In one window of Hevea brasiliensis isolate MT/VB/25A 57/8 chromosome 10, ASM3005281v1, whole genome shotgun sequence DNA:
- the LOC110632190 gene encoding pentatricopeptide repeat-containing protein At2g35130: MLIVACKLNYLFIEPRSCKYDFRYQAKSSTGGTVEKHEHDALFIDKHGRWRSFNRKKLSRKRCGSLRGQGWKYGSGFVDGIFPVLSPTAQQILNFMQKEVDPNIVSAALDTLPSSHAIWDDLINVAVQLRLNKKWDLIMMLCQWILYRSSFQSDVMIYNLLIDAYGRKSLYKNAESTYFELLEARCVPTEDTYALLLKAYCMSGLQDKAEAVFAEMRKYSLPPSAIVYNAYIDGLMKCGNPQRAIEIFQRMKRDCCQPSTETYTLLINLHGKASQSYMALSLFNEMRSQKCKPNICTYTALMNAFAREGLCEKAEEIFEQLQEDGLEPDVYAYNALMEAYSRAGFPYGAAEIFSLMQHMGCEPDRASYNIMVDAYGRAGLYEDAQAVFEEMKRLGITPTMKSHMLLLSAYSKARNVAKCENIVNELHESGLEPDTFVLNSMLNLYGRLGQFEKMEEVLTGMEKGPYVTDISTYNILINIYGRAGFFEKMEGLFQSLSTKNLKPDVVTWTSRLGAYSKKKLYTKCLEIFEEMIDAGCYPDGRTAKVLLSACSSEDQIEQVTNVIRTMHKNMDPVLPI, encoded by the exons AT GTTGATTGTTGCATGCAAActgaattatttatttatagaaCCAAGAAGCTGTAAATATGATTTCAGATACCAAGCAAAGAGCTCCACTGGTGGCACTGTTGAGAAGCACGAACATGACGCTCTTTTTATTGATAAACATGGCAGATGGCGAAGCTTTAATCGCAAAAAATTGTCAAGGAAACGAT GTGGTTCTTTGAGGGGACAAGGATGGAAATATGGATCTGGATTTGTTGATGGAATCTTCCCAGTGCTGAGTCCCACTGCGCAGCAAATTCTCAATTTCATGCAGAAGGAAGTGGATCCCAATATTGTTAGTGCTGCTCTTGATACTCTTCCTTCTAGTCATGCCATATGGGATGATCTTATTAATGTAGCTGTTCAACTTCGATTGAATAAGAAGTGGGATCTAATTATGATG TtatgtcaatggatattgtataGGAGCTCCTTCCAGTCAGATGTTATGATCTACAATCTACTCATTGATGCTTATGGGCGAAAATCACTGTACAAGAATGCAGAATCCACATATTTTGAACTTCTTGAAGCTAGATGTGTTCCTACTGAAGATACTTACGCTCTTCTTCTAAAAGCATATTGCATGTCTGGACTACAAGATAAAGCTGAAGCTGTCTTTGCTGAGATGCGAAAGTATAGCCTGCCTCCAA GTGCGATTGTATACAATGCTTATATTGATGGCCTAATGAAGTGCGGAAATCCTCAAAGAGCAATAGAGATCTTTCAGCGAATGAAAAGAGATTGCTGCCAACCATCTACTGAAACTTATACATTATTGATCAATTTGCATGGAAAG GCAAGTCAATCTTACATGGCCTTAAGTTTGTTTAatgaaatgagaagtcaaaagtGTAAGCCGAATATCTGCACGTACACTGCTCTAATGAATGCTTTTGCAAGGGAGGGACTTTGTGAGAAGGCTGAGGAAATTTTTGAGCAGCTACAAGAAGATGGCCTTGAGCCTGATGTGTATGCTTATAATGCACTTATGGAGGCATACAG TCGTGCAGGTTTTCCTTATGGAGCTGCTGAAATATTTTCACTCATGCAACACATGGGATGTGAACCAGATAGAGCTTCATACAACATCATGGTAGATGCATATGGAAGAGCTGGCCTTTATGAGG ATGCACAAGCTGTATTCGAAGAGATGAAACGACTAGGAATTACCCCAACAATGAAATCACATATGCTACTTTTGTCTGCCTACTCAAAAGCTAGAAATGTGGCTAAATGTGAAAACATTGTGAACGAGTTGCATGAATCTGGGCTTGAACCAGACACTTTTGTCCTGAACAGTATGCTGAACTTGTATGGCCGATTAGGTCAATTTGAAAAGATGGAGGAAGTTTTAACTGGAATGGAAAAGGGACCTTATGTGACTGATATTAGCACATACAACATCTTGATCAATATTTATGGGCGGGCAGGATTTTTTGAGAAAATGGAAGGCCTTTTTCAATCTCTttccaccaaaaatttgaaaccaGATGTGGTGACTTGGACTTCAAGGTTAGGAGCATACTCCAAAAAGAAACTATATACAAAATGCTTGGAAATTTTTGAAGAGATGATTGATGCTGGATGTTATCCAGATGGAAGAACTGCAAAAGTACTTCTCTCAGCATGTTCAAGTGAAGACCAAATTGAGCAAGTTACCAATGTAATTAGAACAATGCATAAGAATATGGATCCTGTTCTGCCTATATGA